One genomic segment of Tripterygium wilfordii isolate XIE 37 chromosome 9, ASM1340144v1, whole genome shotgun sequence includes these proteins:
- the LOC120006421 gene encoding nitrate regulatory gene2 protein-like — MGCSTSKLDDEEAVQLCKDRNRFIKQAVEQRARFATGHLAYIQSLKRVSAALRGYIEEDKPREFLLDSFMKPPLTPVKKASPGFISVSPKSFTLEPILSRPNSTLRVNYLRSGGNPAVSVEERPQSPEIVRVASYSPMHQYGVDSFFSTQSPPTSSSFFSYSPNNQPNIPPPSPQNSQWDFFWNPFSSLDYYGYPTRSSLDQANVDDEIRGLRQVREEEGIPDLEEDETEQEVSGNRINVTEERAKINSNYTREDRGKFNSNSNYNREEVIVEDVDEEEEEEEEEDTDCECHCDQEMNELHSHGRSTVEISHVQNSGQASKQETTVEKQEPKEETPGFTVYVNRRPTSMSEVIKDLEAQFTIICNSANEVSSLLEATRAQYSSTSNELTAIKMLNPVTLLRSASSRSSSSRFLMNSSSSRDEGYESSSDFSEESCMFSGSHQSTLDRLYAWEKKLYKEVRSGEKVRIAYEKKCNQLKNQDIKGVDPFAVDKTRATIRDLHTQIKVSIHSVEAISKRIETLRDEELQPQLLELVQGLTRMWKVMAECHQSQKRTLDEAKLLLAGTPSKLDARRHSYMSDTDPERLARSAANLEAELRNWRGCFESWITAQRSYVHALTGWLLRCVRSDPDTSKLPLSPRRSTCALPIFGLCIQWSRLLDAIREKPVLDGLDFFAAGMGSLYAQQLRDDSRQTPFGSKRFGMPSSEESGHDMKMVEVGQVEEVMTAEKMAAVAIRVLCAGMSVAMGSLTEFSVGSAEGYTELVKQWEGTNWPNSSRESESR, encoded by the exons ATGGGATGCTCCACATCAAAGCTAGATGATGAAGAGGCAGTTCAGCTTTGTAAAGATCGTAATCGATTCATTAAGCAAGCTGTAGAGCAAAGAGCTCGATTTGCCACCGGTCACTTGGCCTATATTCAGTCCTTGAAAAGAGTTTCCGCGGCTCTTCGTGGGTATATTGAAGAAGATAAGCCTCGTGAGTTCTTGTTAGATTCGTTTATGAAGCCACCATTAACACCGGTAAAGAAAGCTAGTCCTGGTTTCATATCAGTTTCACCGAAATCCTTCACATTGGAACCAATCCTATCTCGGCCTAATTCAACATTGAGGGTGAATTACCTTAGATCAGGTGGGAATCCGGCTGTTTCAGTTGAAGAAAGACCTCAGTCGCCGGAGATTGTCCGAGTTGCATCCTACTCTCCAATGCATCAGTACGGGGTTGATAGTTTTTTCTCAACGCAATCCCCACCAACGAGTTCTTCATTTTTCTCTTACTCCCCCAACAATCAGCCAAACATCCCTCCTCCTTCACCTCAAAATTCCCAGTGGGACTTCTTTTGGAATCCATTTTCATCGTTAGATTACTATGGATATCCAACCCGAAGTAGTCTTGATCAGGCAAATGTAGATGATGAGATCAGAGGACTAAGACAGGTTcgagaagaagaagggattccTGATTTGGAAGAAGATGAGACTGAACAAGAAGTTTCCGGTAACAGGATTAATGTGACagaagaaagagcgaagattaACTCCAATTACACTAGAGAAGACAGAGGAAAGTTTAATTCCAATTCCAATTACAATAGAGAAGAAGTAATTGTAGAAGATGTcgatgaggaagaggaagaggaggaggaggaggacacGGATTGTGAATGCCATTGTGATCAAGAGATGAATGAACTACACTCGCATGGTAGATCGACTGTAGAGATCTCACATGTTCAGAATTCAGGACAGGCAAGCAAGCAAGAAACAACAGTCGAAAAGCAAGAACCTAAGGAAGAAACACCTGGCTTTACTGTTTACGTAAACAGAAGGCCAACCAGCATGTCAGAGGTTATTAAAGATCTTGAAGCTCAGTTCACAATAATTTGCAATTCAGCCAATGAGGTCTCTTCATTGTTGGAGGCTACCAGAGCTCAGTACTCATCAACCTCAAATGAGCTCACAG CCATTAAAATGCTGAATCCAGTAACTCTGCTCCGATCAGCCTCATCTCGCTCATCCTCATCAAGGTTTCTGATGAATTCTTCAAGTTCTAGAGATGAAGGCTATGAAAGCAGTAGTGATTTCTCAGAGGAATCCTGCATGTTTTCAGGTAGTCATCAGTCCACATTGGACAGACTATATGCGTGGGAGAAGAAACTCTACAAGGAAGTCAGG TCTGGAGAAAAGGTTCGGATTGCATATGAGAAGAAATGCAACCAACTCAAGAACCAGGATATCAAAGGAGTTGATCCCTTTGCAGTTGATAAAACGAGGGCAACAATCAGAGACTTGCATACACAGATAAAGGTTTCAATACACTCAGTTGAAGCTATTTCAAAGAGGATTGAAACTTTGAGGGATGAAGAATTGCAGCCCCAACTTCTAGAACTGGTTCAAGG GTTAACAAGGATGTGGAAAGTGATGGCAGAATGCCACCAGTCACAAAAGCGAACCTTGGATGAAGCTAAACTTTTACTCGCTGGAACACCTTCGAAGCTGGATGCCCGGAGGCACTCTTACATGTCAGACACTGACCCTGAAAGGCTGGCAAGATCAGCTGCAAATCTTGAGGCAGAACTCAGGAATTGGAGAGGCTGTTTCGAGTCATGGATCACTGCTCAGCGATCCTATGTACACGCTCTAACTGGCTGGCTACTCAGATGTGTAAGGTCTGATCCTGACACATCAAAGTTACCGCTCTCCCCTCGTCGGTCCACTTGTGCCCTCCCAATATTCGGACTTTGTATTCAGTGGTCACGGCTGTTAGATGCCATCCGGGAAAAGCCAGTACTCGATGGACTAGACTTTTTTGCAGCTGGTATGGGTTCTCTGTATGCACAGCAGCTCAGAGATGATTCTCGCCAGACCCCTTTTGGTTCAAAGAGATTTGGAATGCCGTCATCAGAGGAATCAGGTCACGATATGAAAATGGTTGAGGTTGGCCAAGTAGAAGAGGTTATGACTGCAGAGAAAATGGCTGCAGTTGCCATAAGGGTACTTTGTGCCGGAATGTCTGTTGCGATGGGCTCACTAACAGAATTTTCGGTAGGTTCCGCTGAGGGATATACTGAACTTGTTAAACAATGGGAGGGTACTAATTGGCCAAATAGTTCTAGGGAATCTGAAAGTAGGTAG